ATCTGGTTAATTACGAGCAGCTCAAAGAATTCCTTGAAGAAACCGGTTCGACGTTCGTTTCTACGAGCGACACGGAAGTTATCGTAAAACTGATCGCCAAAAGCTACAAAAAAGGTTTGGAACGCGCGCTGACCGACACGATCCAGATGATCAAAGGTTCGTTTGCGCTTGCGGTTATGACGGAAAACAGTCTTATCGGCGCGCGCGACCCGAACGGGATTCGTCCGCTGTGTTTGGGTAAGCTCGATAACGGCTGGATTCTTGCAAGCGAAAGCTGTGCGATTGACGCCGTGGGCGGAACGCTCGTTCGCGACATCGAGCCGGGCGAAATCGTCATCATCAACGAAGACGGCGTTTTGTCGTTCGAATTCGGCGAGCGTACGGCGAAGCGCACGTGCATTTTTGAATACGTGTATTTTGCCCGGCCGGATTCGGTTATCGATAACATTCCCGTTCAGGAAGCGCGGCTGCGTATGGGCGCGGTGCTTGCCCGCGAAACGCCGGTACCCGCGGACGTCGTTATCGGCGTGCCCGATTCGGGCTTGGGAGCCGCGATGGGCTATGCGAAAGCGTCCGGCATTCCGTACGCGATGGGCATTGTCAAAAATAAGTACATCGGCCGTACGTTCATCGCTCCCACTCAGTCGGAACGCGAGCAGATGGTGTTCGTCAAACTGAACGCGATGAAAAGCGACGTTGCCGGAAAACGCGTCGTCATTATCGACGATTCGATCGTGCGCGGCACGACGTGCCGCCGTTTGATTCAGATTCTGCGGAAAGCGGGTGCAAAAGAAGTGCATTTCCGCGTTTCGTCCCCGCCGGTTAAATTTCCGTGCTATTTCGGTATCGACACGCCGTGCCGCGCCGACCTGATTTCATCCGCACACAACACGGAAGAAATCTGCAAGGAGATAGGCGCCGATTCTTTGGCGTTTATTTCCATAGACGGTATGTTTGAAGCGCTGCGCGATGCGAACGAGCGTTCGTACGGGTATTGCAAAGGATGCTTTACTGGCGAATATCCGATTCCGTTTCCCGGCGAATTGAACGGAAAACGGCTGTAATTTGTTTTCATGCAGACCGGCGGCAAAGTTCGCCGGTTTGATCGTTTTGGGTTCGTATGCAAAACCCGGCTTTTATAGGAGAACGTATGATCGATTACCGTCAGTCCGGAGTAGACGTTGAAGAAGGCTATCGCGCCGTTGACAAATACAAAGCGCACGCCGCCCGTACGAAGATTCCCGGCGTATTGAACGGTTTGGGCAGTTTTGCCGGCATGTTTGAAGTGCCCGCCGGCATGAAACATCCGGTTATGGTGAGCGGAACCGACGGCGTCGGTACGAAGCTCGACGTTGCGTTTGCGGTGAAAAAGTACGACACGGTCGGAATCGACTGCGTCGCGATGAGCGTAAACGACATTCTGTGCACCGGTGCGCGGCCGTTGTACTTTTTGGACTATATTGCGTGCGGTAAATTGGATGCCGCCGTCGCAGCCGATTTGGTAAAAGGCGTTTCCGACGGCTGCGTTGACAGCAACTGCGCGCTGCTCGGCGGTGAAACGGCCGAAATGCCCGGATTTTACGATGCCGGCAAATACGATATGGCCGGTTTCGGCGTCGGTATTGCCGAAAAAGACGATATCATTACCGGCGAGCGTATCGACGAGGGAGACGTGCTGATAGGTTTGTCTTCTACCGGTGTACATTCAAACGGTTTTTCATTGGTGCGTAAACTGGTGAGCGATTTTGCCGAACCGGCTCCGTTCGCCGCCGGAAAAACGATGGGAGACGCGCTGCTTACGCCGACGCGCATCTACGTTCGTCCGGTTCTTGCCGTGCTTGAAAAATGCCGTTCCGCCGTGCACGGTATGGTGCATATCACCGGCGGCGGTTTTTACGAAAACATTCCGCGCATGTACCCTGCGGCGAACGAAAAACGCGCCGCGGCGGGAAAGGAACCGCTCGTTTCCGTGATTGAAAAAGGCAGCTGGGATATTCTTCCCGTGTTCGACGATTTGGTGCGGCGCGGGGCTGATCCCGACCGGATGTTCAACACGTTCAACATGGGAATCGGTTTCATATTGGCCGTATCGGCGTCCGCCGCCGACGGTATCATCGACGAGTTCAAACGATTCGCGGCATCCGACGCCGGCTGCTGTGCCGGTATGGGCGTGTATAAAATGGGACGCGTCGCCGCTGCAGCCGGTGAAGTACGCGGACAGGCGGACGAGGTGCTGTTTGAATAGTTCCGGTGAACTGCTGCCGGAGCAGTTTATCGGCGAATCGGTTACCGTAACGGATTCGGCGTTCGACGCTTCGGTTATGGCTTCCGGCGCCCCCGGCGTTCCGTCGGTTTTTTCCTGGCGGGGCACTTCGTACCGGGTGCGCGCGGTGCTGCACACCGGCAAAACGAACCGTCCGTGCCGGCACGGTTCGGGCGAACGCTATATCGATAAACACGTGTACTGTGTTGAAACCGAAACCGGCGAAGTTATGACTTTGTATTGCCGCCGGACGTCCGGCCGTAAAGCCGGCTGGACGCTGTATTCCCTTAGGAAAAAGGCTCGACCGATGATTCAATCTGATAAAAAAACAGCCGCCGCATCGTCCGGACCGCTGCGTGTCGCCGTGCTCGTTTCGGGCGGCGGAACGAATTTGCAGGCCATTATAGACGAGCAGCGCCGTATGAACCGGCTCGCCGCCGGCGCTTTTGCAGAAGGCAGTGTCTGCGCGAATGGCGTTTTTGCAGAAGGCGGCGCCGATACGGATGACGTCGCCGCGTGTCCGTATGAAGTGTGCGCCGTATTCAGCGACCGTAAAGACGCCTACGCGCTTGAGCGCGCGCGGCAAGCCGGAATTCCTGCCGAAATCGTGAGCCCGTACGCAGTGCTCGGCGCCGATAAGGCGAAAAGTGCGACGCGCGACGAAAAGCGCTTCGCCGTGTCAGACCGCGTACTCGCGCTTTCTCGTGCGTATGAAGCGGATATTCTGGTGCTTGCGGGGTTTTTGACCGTACTGGGCGGCGCCGTTATCGACGCGTACGGCGGCCGTATCATCAACCTGCATCCGGCGCTGC
This sequence is a window from Treponema brennaborense DSM 12168. Protein-coding genes within it:
- the purF gene encoding amidophosphoribosyltransferase, whose amino-acid sequence is MQYNAPDEILDTDEDKLREECGVVGIYLNKKDQSAPFNAAKLAYYGLYSLQHRGQESAGIAVSDGEKIESHKAMGLVADVFTAEKLEELGGQIAVAHVLYSTSGAAHIENAQPFVNRFKLGGIAVAHNGNLVNYEQLKEFLEETGSTFVSTSDTEVIVKLIAKSYKKGLERALTDTIQMIKGSFALAVMTENSLIGARDPNGIRPLCLGKLDNGWILASESCAIDAVGGTLVRDIEPGEIVIINEDGVLSFEFGERTAKRTCIFEYVYFARPDSVIDNIPVQEARLRMGAVLARETPVPADVVIGVPDSGLGAAMGYAKASGIPYAMGIVKNKYIGRTFIAPTQSEREQMVFVKLNAMKSDVAGKRVVIIDDSIVRGTTCRRLIQILRKAGAKEVHFRVSSPPVKFPCYFGIDTPCRADLISSAHNTEEICKEIGADSLAFISIDGMFEALRDANERSYGYCKGCFTGEYPIPFPGELNGKRL
- the purM gene encoding phosphoribosylformylglycinamidine cyclo-ligase, translating into MIDYRQSGVDVEEGYRAVDKYKAHAARTKIPGVLNGLGSFAGMFEVPAGMKHPVMVSGTDGVGTKLDVAFAVKKYDTVGIDCVAMSVNDILCTGARPLYFLDYIACGKLDAAVAADLVKGVSDGCVDSNCALLGGETAEMPGFYDAGKYDMAGFGVGIAEKDDIITGERIDEGDVLIGLSSTGVHSNGFSLVRKLVSDFAEPAPFAAGKTMGDALLTPTRIYVRPVLAVLEKCRSAVHGMVHITGGGFYENIPRMYPAANEKRAAAGKEPLVSVIEKGSWDILPVFDDLVRRGADPDRMFNTFNMGIGFILAVSASAADGIIDEFKRFAASDAGCCAGMGVYKMGRVAAAAGEVRGQADEVLFE
- a CDS encoding DUF6504 family protein, coding for MNSSGELLPEQFIGESVTVTDSAFDASVMASGAPGVPSVFSWRGTSYRVRAVLHTGKTNRPCRHGSGERYIDKHVYCVETETGEVMTLYCRRTSGRKAGWTLYSLRKKARPMIQSDKKTAAASSGPLRVAVLVSGGGTNLQAIIDEQRRMNRLAAGAFAEGSVCANGVFAEGGADTDDVAACPYEVCAVFSDRKDAYALERARQAGIPAEIVSPYAVLGADKAKSATRDEKRFAVSDRVLALSRAYEADILVLAGFLTVLGGAVIDAYGGRIINLHPALLPKFGGEGMWGRHVHEAVLASGEAESGCTVHLVDGGCDTGKILLQRRVPVLPGDTPETLYARIAPCEHEALVAGIKMLAELR